A region of the Hydra vulgaris chromosome 12, alternate assembly HydraT2T_AEP genome:
ATCAAGGACATTTTCGTTTTATGCCTCGAGTTGTAAAGTTAAATCGATGCCGAGGAGTCGATAATTTAATACCCAACCCCCATAATTATAAATGTGTTCCTACTCATAATGGAGTGAAGAAAATAGATTTGACCGTTGTAAAAGAGCAAACGCATGAATTTGTTACTATAGCGGTAGAAAATAACACAGAATGCCAGACAGTATGTAGTTTAAACGACAAATCTTGCAACTCTTATCAAACATTTAGCAATAACAATTGCGAATGCACCTGTAACTACGAAAACAATTTTCCTGTATGCAATCTAAACTTTGTATGGAGTAAAACTGATTGTAATTGTATTTGCTCCCCATCAAAATCTAGAAACTGCCCCTTGGGTAAACAATTTAACGAAAATGAGTGTGAATGTAAATGTACAGCTTCGACATGTCCAAATCCAAACCAGGTATTAGATCCCATCTCGTGTAATTGTTTAGACAAGCAAAAAAGTCCAAGCACTGGAAGAAGAGAAGAagtaaaaatttgcaaaaacagCATTGATACTTTTAAATTCATAATTGGACTAGTAATCgaggcaatattttttatattgttgtttacaTTGCTTTACTGTTTTTACTTCAAACCGAAACTGGCTGTATTAAGTAAGAAAACCGTTAAGTTGGAAAACTCAGTCAACGCTTATTGCAATGGGCTTCATGCTACAGACGTGTAgcttataacttaaaaaacaaatgttcaGCGTTATGTCATTATTCATATAACCCATAATTTAATTGCATCATATTTTCCTAAGATTCATagattaaagtttatatagaacaaaaaacttaaaaacttgttGTTATGCATTgaagaaaaagaagattttttttgtttttcaatatgACTTTattaaccaatttttaaaataaattattgtaacacaatatatgatatatatatatatattataaataaaatgtataaataaggTTAGAATGCTCTTAactgacaaattttttaatggcttttttttttaaatgacagttacttattttttaagtgtaataaatatttatttgtaattttaactatttttttcccCATTCTAATGATgaagtatatttattatacttttttatcgCACCGACGCGTTTCTATCCTACATAAATCTCATAAACTTGAAGAGATATGAGAAATACCCTATCACTCATTGCTTTagttattgttttgaaaaatccaaattaaactaattttttttaatgttgcaatTTAGCAGGACTTTTTTCCAAAAACCACAAAACGTCTATAAAACGCTTTACAAACCATATTACTAATATCTTTTCTCGTTGATATTTGCGCTTAGGaatgtatttttgttattatatcgGCTTATTTTACACACagctttataaacattttttgtattttctgtTTTGTGTCAGCAAAGATATTCGATCactaataagtattttaaaattgttttcacgAAATTCAATTTAACTCgtttttatttcattcttttgtttgttttactttgttttctttttttagttttattttcgttttttattgtatttcgACTCTTTATAACTTATTCACaacttatttacaatattattttcgtTTAGAGCTTGATCtgactaattttatatttgtatatcgtCAACCTCGCTCTAATTATTTTTCATGATTCTTAACAAGTTTTCAGTCCAAAAACTTGTTAACaagaataactttttattcCAATGAGCATTTACTAAGCTTTACTCAAACCAAagcattttttgtaataatttctaactttttttgtttgtttcgtAAATCACAAGAACaccttttatttcaaaacatcaTATAGTTTAAGAATTTTAGGTTTAGGTTTCATCTTATTTTTAGGTTTAGGAATCATCTTTTACGGTTTAGGAATCATCTTATACTccgtaaatattttatttcttaacataTTAGAAACAAAGTTGGTGCAATTTGTTGAACAActaaggtttaaaaaatatcaaaacggAAATACGTCACAAGGAAAAAATCTTGAGAGcgcaaacaaaacaaaaacaaaaaatttggtaAATCCTGTTAGTAAGGCTTAAAATTACGATAACAGACATTGGTATGAtaacatatctttaaaagaattaatttttttagggttCTTTAAACCTTTAAAGGCTTTTTTTGCGTATTTCTGTTCTctcgttttattttttagttcaaaaattgcgctaattttatttctaatctattaaaaaaaataacggtGTATAAGATGGTTACTGTTGGGTAACTCTTAAAATGTAAGTATTTTGTAATGCTGTAAGTCTAGCGATTTacgaaacaaattaaaatttataataaaagtgcTTACGCAACAGTTAAAGTAAAGCAagatcaaacattaaaaatcacttttacaacttttttagacCACCTGTCAGGAAAAAGAGTTAAAGTGGAATTGACaacaaaacaatttacaaatttaagtgTTGAATTACGTTCTACacgaaagtaaataaaaatgacaaaaagaaaacaaaattaaaactaacaaaaaataaacttaggcaaataaaaatttttttgaataaggtAAAGACATAATAAGTATTTCAAACATTCCctaatcaaaaaatttgaaaataggtTTAAAATTGCATTCTGTCATTTTTATTGCTTATCATTGAACCATTAGCGTACGGTTGCGGTACAAAAATTGAATGATTTTATGTAGCACAAGTCATTAGAGGATTGATATGCTTGCAAATGTTTTACCAAACTAATGGAGTTTCTTAATAACGCGAGTCAATATGGAATTAATAGATGGACTAAACTATCTTTTCGCGTCACCAAAACCCTACgcttttaaaatttgacaaaacACAAGTAGCGAATGcgtataaaagtataataaaaacgaGTATGTGGCATATACTGCttgtttttttagaagttttcagttaaaatatctatataatgAGTTGAAAAAAGATAGAAGTCGcggaaaagtaattaaaaaaccgcatctttttttatattttgatcagcAACGTTTTGGTTGAGAGAAATTACACACAGTCGTGGCCCAGTGGTTAGAGTTTTGACTCAGAATCAAGGGGTCTGAGGTTCAATGCTGGTTCTGGTCAGATAAACTAAATTGGTAAGGAAGGTGGCGTAAGCTTCTTTGTTAAATGTTCTTCCACAGTGCTCATtaataagaccgtaaggtcttcttcgaactatataaatatacatattgttatatttctattttttatatgtaaccaatttttataaaatcgtgatttacaaatattttattataaagatgtAAATAAGGAGACAATAAGTGTAATAAAGTAAGGAGacactaaatcaaaaaaatatcataaaatgttgggtaggtaggttaaaagcgtacTTCTAGGGAGATGGAGCTTTTAACCTTccatattttaatttgtcaatttcgttttctgttttaaaaacagaaaacgaaattgacaaatcaaaatttggaacaacaattttgttccataaatacggtgttcgatagtttatgcaaaaatgaaatgggttttaaaaatatatatgggttTATCCGTAAAACAACAGGGGGTTTGAttgaaataatgtatatatatatatatatatatatatatatatatatatatatatatatatatatatatatatatatatatatatatatatatatatatatatatatatatatatatatatatatatatatatatacatacatatatacttttatttcgACAAAACCTCCTGTTATTTTACGGAAAAACCCATCGCATGCAATCGAAAGTTTCCGTAAATAAACGGATACTTCAGTTAAAATACAATGGATTTTTTCCATTTAGCGACGGAAGGTTTCCCAGTCGGCATATATAGTATTGTAAATACTAGGAGTATTGATCACGTATAACATACCGCCGTTGATACCAGAAAAATACGCATTTAGTTTATAccacttatttatcaaaaatacgtattattaataatatttgatcaATATCGGAAACGATATCGTACCCGATTTTGATCATATATCAACTTATAATGGAAAAACAAAAGTCTTTGCTTTAAAGCGCATGCTTAAACTGAAATTGTGAAagcaaagtttaaaataaaaagttttctcttaagaaatttagtaaaaagtttgtCTGGAATGAAAAGGAATAGTCAGGAATACATGAAAAGTTGTATGAAGAGATATCGCTCTGCTAAAGCAGTATCTCATATCTCCAATACAGTTACAGtacttttttgtactaaaaaagttactaaaactttatcataaaaatatttattactacttttaaatttatttagttttataaagtcctaaattaatataattcaaatatattataagtCCTATCATTTCATACCttgcttattttattatgttgattattattttattaacatttctgttttttgtaccgtttaaaaaatttagaaaaataaattaaaatttcgaGCCAACACTGACATTTTATTGTTGCTAAAcgttaaattttgttataaagatTGCAGTTCTTCTAtctgttttttgctttttattcaataagtatttgatttaaattaaatataattataattttatattttattacgtgatatatgtttttatatatgaatatatatatgaatctttttagattttttcatgttatttttaaattttttgtttgcgcaattcaagttatatatgtttatagtttgcatttatgtttatatt
Encoded here:
- the LOC100200203 gene encoding uncharacterized protein LOC100200203, which encodes MFFYTCYRLIVKREQKQFCRSKMILKGLLIILVSFYSSTNATSLENVDCGSYVDYVDTDNQGHFRFMPRVVKLNRCRGVDNLIPNPHNYKCVPTHNGVKKIDLTVVKEQTHEFVTIAVENNTECQTVCSLNDKSCNSYQTFSNNNCECTCNYENNFPVCNLNFVWSKTDCNCICSPSKSRNCPLGKQFNENECECKCTASTCPNPNQVLDPISCNCLDKQKSPSTGRREEVKICKNSIDTFKFIIGLVIEAIFFILLFTLLYCFYFKPKLAVLSKKTVKLENSVNAYCNGLHATDV